A stretch of the Osmerus eperlanus chromosome 10, fOsmEpe2.1, whole genome shotgun sequence genome encodes the following:
- the tub gene encoding tubby protein homolog isoform X4 — MDGVGGNRSMSYSRWSYDSTLDDEGSNLRQQKLDRQRALLEQKQKKKRQEPLMVQSNVDGRSRARRTKQSEEQAPLVESYLSSNSSTIYHGISSSMNFDEEEDDEDEVSSSSSQLNSNTRPGSATSKKSCKDAASASTPPISEPAIDVDDLEEFTLRPAPQGATVKCRITRDKKGMDRGMYPTYYLHLEREDGKKVFLLAGRKRKKSKTSNYLISIDPTDLSRGGESFIGKLRSNLMGTKFTVYDSGLNPAKTPSSLEAENLRQELAAICYETNVLGFKGPRKMSVIIPGMNMDHERVSIRPRNDHESLLARWQNKSTESVIELHNKTPVWNDDTQSYVLNFHGRVTQASVKNFQIIHDNDPDYIVMQFGRVAEDVFTMDYNYPMCALQAFAIALSSFDSKLACE, encoded by the exons CACCTTGGATGATGAAGGCAGTAACCTTCGCCAGCAGAAGctggacagacag agagCCCTGCTGGAacagaaacagaagaagaagagacaggAGCCGCTGATGGTTCAGTCCAATGTGGACGGGCGCTCCCGGGCCCGCAGGACCAAGCAGAGCGAGGAGCAGGCACCGCTGGTGGAGTCCTACCTGAGCAGCAATAGCAGCACAATCTACCACG GCATTTCTAGCAGTATGAActttgatgaagaggaggatgatgaggatgaagtcAGCTCCAGTTCCTCCCAGCTCAACAGCAACACAAGGCCCGGGTCTGCCACGAGCAAGAAGTCCTGCAAG GACGCCGCCTCTGCGTCCACGCCCCCCATTAGCGAGCCCGCCATCGACGTGGACGACCTGGAGGAGTTCACCCtgcgccccgccccccagggGGCCACGGTGAAGTGCCGGATCACCAGGGACAAGAAGGGCATGGACAGAGGCATGTACCCCACCTACTACCTccacctggagagggaggacggCAAGAAG GTGTTCCTGTTAgctgggaggaagagaaagaagagtaAAACATCTAATTACCTCATCTCCATCGATCCCACGGACCTGTcacgaggaggggagagcttcATTGGGAAGCTAAG GTCTAACCTCATGGGCACCAAGTTCACCGTGTATGACAGTGGGCTGAACCCAGCCAAGACCCCTTCTAGTCTGGAGGCTGAAAACCTGCGTCAGGAGCTGGCAGCAATATGCTAT GAGACCAATGTGTTAGGGTTTAAAGGACCTCGGAAGATGAGCGTCATCATACCTGGGATGAACATGGACCATGAGAGAGTGTCTATTCGCCCACGCAAT gacCACGAGTCATTGCTGGCGCGGTGGCAGAACAAGAGCACCGAGAGTGTGATCGAGCTGCACAACAAGACCCCTGTGTGGAACGATGACACGCAGTCCTACGTGCTCAACTTCCACGGCAGGGTCACCCAGGCCTCCGTCAAGAATTTCCAGATCATCCATGACAACGACC CGGACTACATCGTGATGCAGTTTGGCCGTGTGGCAGAGGACGTGTTCACCATGGACTATAACTACCCTATGTGTGCCCTGCAAGCCTTTGCCATCGCTCTCTCCAGCTTTGACAGCAAGCTGGCATGTGAGTAG
- the tub gene encoding tubby protein homolog isoform X3: MSSKLSSDWIPYSTLDDEGSNLRQQKLDRQRALLEQKQKKKRQEPLMVQSNVDGRSRARRTKQSEEQAPLVESYLSSNSSTIYHVQEAEQEEGKAVLETQPPRSAKKAKASACSTPQTCSAKKERKGRHKAGLDGPASFQEEGQIQILTVGHLATEEASEGDSVGSAPSHGKQDLRVTMLKKGISSSMNFDEEEDDEDEVSSSSSQLNSNTRPGSATSKKSCKDAASASTPPISEPAIDVDDLEEFTLRPAPQGATVKCRITRDKKGMDRGMYPTYYLHLEREDGKKVFLLAGRKRKKSKTSNYLISIDPTDLSRGGESFIGKLRSNLMGTKFTVYDSGLNPAKTPSSLEAENLRQELAAICYETNVLGFKGPRKMSVIIPGMNMDHERVSIRPRNDHESLLARWQNKSTESVIELHNKTPVWNDDTQSYVLNFHGRVTQASVKNFQIIHDNDPDYIVMQFGRVAEDVFTMDYNYPMCALQAFAIALSSFDSKLACE, from the exons ATGAGCTCCAAACTCTCCTCCGACTGGATCCCTTACAG CACCTTGGATGATGAAGGCAGTAACCTTCGCCAGCAGAAGctggacagacag agagCCCTGCTGGAacagaaacagaagaagaagagacaggAGCCGCTGATGGTTCAGTCCAATGTGGACGGGCGCTCCCGGGCCCGCAGGACCAAGCAGAGCGAGGAGCAGGCACCGCTGGTGGAGTCCTACCTGAGCAGCAATAGCAGCACAATCTACCACG TACAAGAagcggagcaggaggagggcaagGCTGTGCTGGAGACCCAGCCTCCCCGCTCGGCCAAAAAGGCCAAGGCATCGGCCTGCTCCACGCCGCAGACATGCAGCgccaagaaggagaggaagggaaggcaCAAAG CAGGGCTCGACGGTCCAGCTTCCTTCCAGGAGGAGGGTCAAATCCAGATCCTGACCGTGGGCCACCTGGCCACAGAAGAGGCCAGTGAGGGGGACTCTGTGGGCAGTGCTCCTTCACATGGCAAGCAGGATCTCAGGGTCACCATGCTCAAGAAAG GCATTTCTAGCAGTATGAActttgatgaagaggaggatgatgaggatgaagtcAGCTCCAGTTCCTCCCAGCTCAACAGCAACACAAGGCCCGGGTCTGCCACGAGCAAGAAGTCCTGCAAG GACGCCGCCTCTGCGTCCACGCCCCCCATTAGCGAGCCCGCCATCGACGTGGACGACCTGGAGGAGTTCACCCtgcgccccgccccccagggGGCCACGGTGAAGTGCCGGATCACCAGGGACAAGAAGGGCATGGACAGAGGCATGTACCCCACCTACTACCTccacctggagagggaggacggCAAGAAG GTGTTCCTGTTAgctgggaggaagagaaagaagagtaAAACATCTAATTACCTCATCTCCATCGATCCCACGGACCTGTcacgaggaggggagagcttcATTGGGAAGCTAAG GTCTAACCTCATGGGCACCAAGTTCACCGTGTATGACAGTGGGCTGAACCCAGCCAAGACCCCTTCTAGTCTGGAGGCTGAAAACCTGCGTCAGGAGCTGGCAGCAATATGCTAT GAGACCAATGTGTTAGGGTTTAAAGGACCTCGGAAGATGAGCGTCATCATACCTGGGATGAACATGGACCATGAGAGAGTGTCTATTCGCCCACGCAAT gacCACGAGTCATTGCTGGCGCGGTGGCAGAACAAGAGCACCGAGAGTGTGATCGAGCTGCACAACAAGACCCCTGTGTGGAACGATGACACGCAGTCCTACGTGCTCAACTTCCACGGCAGGGTCACCCAGGCCTCCGTCAAGAATTTCCAGATCATCCATGACAACGACC CGGACTACATCGTGATGCAGTTTGGCCGTGTGGCAGAGGACGTGTTCACCATGGACTATAACTACCCTATGTGTGCCCTGCAAGCCTTTGCCATCGCTCTCTCCAGCTTTGACAGCAAGCTGGCATGTGAGTAG
- the tub gene encoding tubby protein homolog isoform X2, giving the protein MDGVGGNRSMSYSRWSYDSTLDDEGSNLRQQKLDRQRALLEQKQKKKRQEPLMVQSNVDGRSRARRTKQSEEQAPLVESYLSSNSSTIYHVQEAEQEEGKAVLETQPPRSAKKAKASACSTPQTCSAKKERKGRHKGLDGPASFQEEGQIQILTVGHLATEEASEGDSVGSAPSHGKQDLRVTMLKKGISSSMNFDEEEDDEDEVSSSSSQLNSNTRPGSATSKKSCKDAASASTPPISEPAIDVDDLEEFTLRPAPQGATVKCRITRDKKGMDRGMYPTYYLHLEREDGKKVFLLAGRKRKKSKTSNYLISIDPTDLSRGGESFIGKLRSNLMGTKFTVYDSGLNPAKTPSSLEAENLRQELAAICYETNVLGFKGPRKMSVIIPGMNMDHERVSIRPRNDHESLLARWQNKSTESVIELHNKTPVWNDDTQSYVLNFHGRVTQASVKNFQIIHDNDPDYIVMQFGRVAEDVFTMDYNYPMCALQAFAIALSSFDSKLACE; this is encoded by the exons CACCTTGGATGATGAAGGCAGTAACCTTCGCCAGCAGAAGctggacagacag agagCCCTGCTGGAacagaaacagaagaagaagagacaggAGCCGCTGATGGTTCAGTCCAATGTGGACGGGCGCTCCCGGGCCCGCAGGACCAAGCAGAGCGAGGAGCAGGCACCGCTGGTGGAGTCCTACCTGAGCAGCAATAGCAGCACAATCTACCACG TACAAGAagcggagcaggaggagggcaagGCTGTGCTGGAGACCCAGCCTCCCCGCTCGGCCAAAAAGGCCAAGGCATCGGCCTGCTCCACGCCGCAGACATGCAGCgccaagaaggagaggaagggaaggcaCAAAG GGCTCGACGGTCCAGCTTCCTTCCAGGAGGAGGGTCAAATCCAGATCCTGACCGTGGGCCACCTGGCCACAGAAGAGGCCAGTGAGGGGGACTCTGTGGGCAGTGCTCCTTCACATGGCAAGCAGGATCTCAGGGTCACCATGCTCAAGAAAG GCATTTCTAGCAGTATGAActttgatgaagaggaggatgatgaggatgaagtcAGCTCCAGTTCCTCCCAGCTCAACAGCAACACAAGGCCCGGGTCTGCCACGAGCAAGAAGTCCTGCAAG GACGCCGCCTCTGCGTCCACGCCCCCCATTAGCGAGCCCGCCATCGACGTGGACGACCTGGAGGAGTTCACCCtgcgccccgccccccagggGGCCACGGTGAAGTGCCGGATCACCAGGGACAAGAAGGGCATGGACAGAGGCATGTACCCCACCTACTACCTccacctggagagggaggacggCAAGAAG GTGTTCCTGTTAgctgggaggaagagaaagaagagtaAAACATCTAATTACCTCATCTCCATCGATCCCACGGACCTGTcacgaggaggggagagcttcATTGGGAAGCTAAG GTCTAACCTCATGGGCACCAAGTTCACCGTGTATGACAGTGGGCTGAACCCAGCCAAGACCCCTTCTAGTCTGGAGGCTGAAAACCTGCGTCAGGAGCTGGCAGCAATATGCTAT GAGACCAATGTGTTAGGGTTTAAAGGACCTCGGAAGATGAGCGTCATCATACCTGGGATGAACATGGACCATGAGAGAGTGTCTATTCGCCCACGCAAT gacCACGAGTCATTGCTGGCGCGGTGGCAGAACAAGAGCACCGAGAGTGTGATCGAGCTGCACAACAAGACCCCTGTGTGGAACGATGACACGCAGTCCTACGTGCTCAACTTCCACGGCAGGGTCACCCAGGCCTCCGTCAAGAATTTCCAGATCATCCATGACAACGACC CGGACTACATCGTGATGCAGTTTGGCCGTGTGGCAGAGGACGTGTTCACCATGGACTATAACTACCCTATGTGTGCCCTGCAAGCCTTTGCCATCGCTCTCTCCAGCTTTGACAGCAAGCTGGCATGTGAGTAG
- the tub gene encoding tubby protein homolog isoform X1, which yields MDGVGGNRSMSYSRWSYDSTLDDEGSNLRQQKLDRQRALLEQKQKKKRQEPLMVQSNVDGRSRARRTKQSEEQAPLVESYLSSNSSTIYHVQEAEQEEGKAVLETQPPRSAKKAKASACSTPQTCSAKKERKGRHKAGLDGPASFQEEGQIQILTVGHLATEEASEGDSVGSAPSHGKQDLRVTMLKKGISSSMNFDEEEDDEDEVSSSSSQLNSNTRPGSATSKKSCKDAASASTPPISEPAIDVDDLEEFTLRPAPQGATVKCRITRDKKGMDRGMYPTYYLHLEREDGKKVFLLAGRKRKKSKTSNYLISIDPTDLSRGGESFIGKLRSNLMGTKFTVYDSGLNPAKTPSSLEAENLRQELAAICYETNVLGFKGPRKMSVIIPGMNMDHERVSIRPRNDHESLLARWQNKSTESVIELHNKTPVWNDDTQSYVLNFHGRVTQASVKNFQIIHDNDPDYIVMQFGRVAEDVFTMDYNYPMCALQAFAIALSSFDSKLACE from the exons CACCTTGGATGATGAAGGCAGTAACCTTCGCCAGCAGAAGctggacagacag agagCCCTGCTGGAacagaaacagaagaagaagagacaggAGCCGCTGATGGTTCAGTCCAATGTGGACGGGCGCTCCCGGGCCCGCAGGACCAAGCAGAGCGAGGAGCAGGCACCGCTGGTGGAGTCCTACCTGAGCAGCAATAGCAGCACAATCTACCACG TACAAGAagcggagcaggaggagggcaagGCTGTGCTGGAGACCCAGCCTCCCCGCTCGGCCAAAAAGGCCAAGGCATCGGCCTGCTCCACGCCGCAGACATGCAGCgccaagaaggagaggaagggaaggcaCAAAG CAGGGCTCGACGGTCCAGCTTCCTTCCAGGAGGAGGGTCAAATCCAGATCCTGACCGTGGGCCACCTGGCCACAGAAGAGGCCAGTGAGGGGGACTCTGTGGGCAGTGCTCCTTCACATGGCAAGCAGGATCTCAGGGTCACCATGCTCAAGAAAG GCATTTCTAGCAGTATGAActttgatgaagaggaggatgatgaggatgaagtcAGCTCCAGTTCCTCCCAGCTCAACAGCAACACAAGGCCCGGGTCTGCCACGAGCAAGAAGTCCTGCAAG GACGCCGCCTCTGCGTCCACGCCCCCCATTAGCGAGCCCGCCATCGACGTGGACGACCTGGAGGAGTTCACCCtgcgccccgccccccagggGGCCACGGTGAAGTGCCGGATCACCAGGGACAAGAAGGGCATGGACAGAGGCATGTACCCCACCTACTACCTccacctggagagggaggacggCAAGAAG GTGTTCCTGTTAgctgggaggaagagaaagaagagtaAAACATCTAATTACCTCATCTCCATCGATCCCACGGACCTGTcacgaggaggggagagcttcATTGGGAAGCTAAG GTCTAACCTCATGGGCACCAAGTTCACCGTGTATGACAGTGGGCTGAACCCAGCCAAGACCCCTTCTAGTCTGGAGGCTGAAAACCTGCGTCAGGAGCTGGCAGCAATATGCTAT GAGACCAATGTGTTAGGGTTTAAAGGACCTCGGAAGATGAGCGTCATCATACCTGGGATGAACATGGACCATGAGAGAGTGTCTATTCGCCCACGCAAT gacCACGAGTCATTGCTGGCGCGGTGGCAGAACAAGAGCACCGAGAGTGTGATCGAGCTGCACAACAAGACCCCTGTGTGGAACGATGACACGCAGTCCTACGTGCTCAACTTCCACGGCAGGGTCACCCAGGCCTCCGTCAAGAATTTCCAGATCATCCATGACAACGACC CGGACTACATCGTGATGCAGTTTGGCCGTGTGGCAGAGGACGTGTTCACCATGGACTATAACTACCCTATGTGTGCCCTGCAAGCCTTTGCCATCGCTCTCTCCAGCTTTGACAGCAAGCTGGCATGTGAGTAG
- the ric3a gene encoding protein RIC-3 encodes MLVTTFQKVTLFSCSVLCLSLFLPKMLLPRGKKDVGQADVRPGYYPPMMHRLPVPEDQGLWEEGSVPPLTQSLDIMAKVKSMSGASRPSLLGQVIPIYGFGILLYILFIFYKMTSKGKPPTKSDGHFPPTPNQRNPISDYELARLQQRLQETEQLMEMIVSGTSRAPDRLPSSVKRGKCRSKSRRLSKSKGGSRQQRQREKEEEEEEDRLRLQLKDISRVMEEGRTEAASPEIEAEEVTYTEDWDGYPEETYPQYEEPCGRRRYDTVSLVVEEPGCWRPTPEALAERMEVEEEEVEVDTRLPVLLEEEEEEEEQGEREGLPPALGGEGGRGQRLEVAVGRELWPSPKAKKQISFNEHKDVFQYPKERFYEGQEEEEDDEEEEEDEEEEDPLIEAESLLLDYDVCRNPEAEAEEEVDEEECLLLSLPPPPRGGSPTPSVLMRDLATSGVRMRNRRET; translated from the exons ATGTTGGTTACAACTTTTCAGAAGGTTACTCTATTTTCTTGCTCCGTGCTATGTCTTTCGCTTTTCCTGCCCAAAATGCTTTTGCCCAGAGGGAAGAAAGATGTAGGGCAGGCCGACG TCAGACCAGGTTACTACCCCCCTATGATGCATCGTCTTCCTGTGCCAGAGGACCAGGGGTTGTGGGAGGAGGGCTCTGTGCCCCCCCTGACTCAAAGCCTTGATATCATGGCCAAAGTAAAAAGCATGAGTGGAGCCAGCAGGCCCAGCCTCCTGGGGCAGGTCATACCCATCTATGGATTTGGAATTCTCCTTTACATCCTCTTTATTTTCTACAAG ATGACATCTAAAGGAAAACCACCTACCAAGTCCGACGGCCACTTTCCTCCAACACCAAATCAAAGAAATCCGATAT CTGACTACGAGCTGGCCAGGCTTCAGCAGAGGCTGCAGGAGACGGAGCAGCTGATGGAGATGATCGTCTCTGGAACGAGCCGGGCGCCCGACAG ACTGCCCTCTAGTGTCAAGAGGGGTAAATGCAGGAGTAAGAGCCGGCGCCTGAGCAAGAGTAAAGGTGGTTCCCGGCAGCAGCGGCAGcgtgagaaggaggaggaggaggaggaggacaggctgcGGCTGCAGCTGAAGGACATCAGCCGGGTGATGGAGGAAGGTCGGACGGAGGCCGCCTCCCCAGAGATCGAGGCCGAGGAGGTGACCTACACAGAGGACTGGGATG GCTACCCCGAGGAGACCTACCCCCAGTACGAGGAGCCCTGTGGCAGGCGCAGGTACGACACCGTCAGCCTTGTGGTTGAGGAGCCGGGCTGCTGGCGGCCCACCCCCGAAGCCCTGgctgagaggatggaggtggaggaggaggaggtcgaggtggacaccaggctgccagtcctgctggaggaagaagaggaagaggaggagcagggagagagggagggtctccctcctgccttgggcggcgagggaggaagggggcagcGGCTGGAAGTGGCTGTTGGGAGGGAGCTCTGGCCATCTCCTAAAGCGAAAAAACAAATCAGCTTTAATGAGCACAAAGATGTTTTCCAGTATCCTAAAGAGCGCTTTTAtgagggtcaggaggaggaggaagatgatgaagaggaggaggaagacgaggaggag gaggaccctTTGATTGAAGCCGAGAGTCTCCTATTAGATTATGACGTCTGTCGCAACCCCGAggcggaggcagaggaggaggtggatgaggaagagtgcctgctcctgtcccttcctcccccacctcgAGGAGGGAGTCCCACCCCTTCAGTCCTGATGAGGGACCTGGCCACCAgtggggtgaggatgaggaaccggagagagacatag